The DNA segment ACCTTTACTTTTAATTcgacatttttataaaatcactaatttaacttcatatttttaaaaataactctaaacttttataaaatatccatTTTATCTCTaaacttttactttttactcaAAATATCCCCAAAATTCatataattactatttttaCCCTGATCTTTTATCaaattacatttttatattcaaaaataatatttgcgTTGGTGAAAACACtcctcaaaataaaaatattctcttGTGATCTTCGAAAATATATATACTTGATTTTAAATCCGTTTTCGAGCTTTTTGATTATCGATTTTTATCCGATTTTTCTCAAACCAAAGTGCAACATTTTAGCCATCATAAACAcataaaaatacatcaattaAACTTGAATTCAAGCCTTGAAAGCTCACGGTTCAACAGCAACAACAGTGACTTCCAAGTCACTTGAATTCCAAtcttaattttatcaaataaacataatcaaatCGACATATAAACACTCAGTTTCAATCACCAAACAATCAATCATCAATCaaacttaaagaacaaaattaattttaattaatttaccaAACCTTATCTCTATACGAGAACTTAGGGGTGCACATGAGTCGAGTGAAGCCGGGTTTGAGGTGACCcagacccgacccgaaatatagaccgggtctatttattagacccgGACCCGGCCCTAAACCCGATGAAACCAACAATCTTTCAGGCCACAATTAAACCGGGTGAAAATCGGGTGAAAACCGGGCCATAACCAACccttcttcaaaattaaaacataatcaCAATCAATACCAAAGCATCATCACAATCAATAGtccaatactaatattgtctaataacactaAATATTTaagtcaatacaaataacacaataatatttaagtcaatacaaataaaatgttaaggtttacaatacatAAGAATAATCATCCTCTATCAATAGCCATTAATGTTGTCAACTTGTTCCTTGTAATGTGGATGTATTAGTGAAACctacaaaacatataaaattactcatttttcATATAAAAGATTATTACTTGAAATAAATAAGTCACAAATAATAAAGATATCATAAATGTACCTTCAACAATCTTCTGACTGTTATCAAATTGATCAAACTCTTGATCTCCAACGTTTTGTTTAGAAGGGCACAACCAACTTTGAGTGCATATCAAAGCTTCAGCCATTAATGGTGACAAAGAGCTACGAAAGACATCAAGCACACGTCCACCGGTGCTGAAGCATGATTCAGAAGCAACAGTTGAAACCGGAATACCCAAGATGTCGCGGGCTATGAGAGAAAGAATCCTGTATTTTGAAGCATTCACTTTCCACCAagtcaatatattaaaattctcATCTTCCACAGTATCCTCGGCCAAATATCTCTCCACATCCGACTTGCTATCTGCATTAGccttctctcttttttgtttttttcacaTATTCACTCGATTTTCAGAAACGCCCTTGGCACCAGCTGAGATTTTAATATTGTCATCCAATACAATACTAGATGAATCTCCACCATCATCCCTTCCTTTATCATCGATAACCTCTTTTTCATAAAACTTATGCAATGTATCTAATGTGAGTTTAACAACACCAGTCATGCTAGTAGATACTTCCTTGTCATAGACATCCTCCAAACACCAACAGAGATAATCTAGTTTGTACCGAGGATCCAATACAACAGCAACAAGTAACAATGGATTAAATTTGTCAACTGGTCCccaatatttatcatatttatGTTTCATAGCGCATGCCATACTTCCTAACAAATCAGATTGATTGTGGCTCCAAGATGTTAATTGAGAAGCAACAGATGCAATTTCATGAAAACATATGTTAGATGTAACATGCAAGGAAGATGAGAAAGTCAAAGTTATCTCATAGAAAACTCTCAAAAAATCCATGAATAACCTAGCATGTTGCCAATCAAGGGGTGTAGGTGgaccaattttcttttttcccccACTATCCTCTCCAAACCACCTAAGAAAATCAGGTTCTTAATCATAAAATCTATCAAaagctttttcaaatttctcggCATGTTCCAACATTAGATAGGTAGAATTCCACCTAGTTGGAACGTCCAAGCACACAAGACTTTTAGATTCAATTAATTCAGCCTCAAtgcaatctttaaattttttagtccTTTGAGGAGAGGACCTAACATACCTTACAGCATTTCTAATGCTTTCAATTGAAGTGTGTTGCTCTTTAATTCCTTCATTCACTACCAAATTAAGAACATGAGCACAGCATCTCACATGCATATACTTTCCTCCACACACCAACCCACCTCTTGCACCTAATTTCCTTTGAAGATAAGTAATAGCTCCATCATTCGAAGTTGTATTATCCACTGTGATTGTGAAGACTTTTTCAATTCCCCACTCTCTCAAGCATTTCTCGATTTCTCTTCCAACAGTGTCACCCTTGTGGTTCTCAATTTGACAGAAATTTATAATTCTCTTTTGTAACATCCATTCTTCATCAATAAAATGTGCAGTCAAGCTCATATAAGTATAGTTTTGATTTGATGTCCAGCAATCTGTTGTCAAACAAATCCGAGCACATGACTTTGCCAACCATTCTTTTAACCTTTACTTCTCATCTAAATAAAGTTGAAAGCAATCTCTTGAGATTGTCATCCTAGATGGTACAGTAAATCTTGGCTCAAATCGATTTAACATCCTGCGAAACCCAATCCCCTCGACAACTTTAAATGACATTTCATCAAGTACAACAAACTCAGCTACAGACTTCTTACAATCTTCTAAGTTATAACCCTTAAAAGCATTGCATAGATCCTCTTCTTCAATTTTGGGCATGTACCCATGAAGTGTACCCTTCTTCCCCGCTTTAGTAAATATCCACTTATGAGCACTCTTTAAATGCTTATTTAGAGAATTTGTGCCATGTTTAGTAGGATGACAACCGTATTTTTTCTGGCAATGATTACATTTAGCTTGGTGCAGTCCCTTTGTCTCAGTTAATGGAAGTTGAGTAAAATACTGCCAAACATATGATTTCTTTCCCCTTGT comes from the Arachis duranensis cultivar V14167 chromosome 7, aradu.V14167.gnm2.J7QH, whole genome shotgun sequence genome and includes:
- the LOC107458894 gene encoding zinc finger BED domain-containing protein RICESLEEPER 3-like, producing MSLTAHFIDEEWMLQKRIINFCQIENHKGDTVGREIEKCLREWGIEKVFTITVDNTTSNDGAITYLQRKLGARGGLVCGGKYMHVRCCAHVLNLVVNEGIKEQHTSIESIRNAVRWFGEDSGGKKKIGPPTPLDWQHARLFMDFLRVFYEITLTFSSSLHVTSNICFHEIASVASQLTSWSHNQSDLLGSMACAMKHKYDKYWGPVDKFNPLLLVAVVLDPRYKLDYLCWCLEDVYDKEVSTSMTGVVKLTLDTLHKFYEKEVIDDKGRDDGGDSSSIVLDDNIKISAGAKGVSENRVNMILSLIARDILGIPVSTVASESCFSTGGRVLDVFRSSLSPLMAEALICTQSWLCPSKQNVGDQEFDQFDNSQKIVEGVVSMSSRRNIVEISTKVPPGMADWLDSIVLMCVTIVDPEYCEKFRRFHRIWENREDEKIYELLLCDPEERTDILWNFNMAPSQLHPNSRAFMKIFRLWCQELGV